Sequence from the uncultured Bacteroides sp. genome:
TTATCGGAACTTGCTCCACGCTGGTGTTCTGCAACTCCTCCTACTGTCATCAATGGGAATGCGTTGCGTACCTTACGGAATGAGCCCAGATAAGTTTTAAGATCAAAATCGGAAGGTTTGAAATCCAGATGGTCAGGTTCTGATGAATCCATCCACCAGCCATCAATTCCCAATGAAAAAAGTCCCTTCTGAAGATATTTCCAATATATATCGCGAGCTTCAGGATTATACGGGTCATAAGGTTGTACACCTGATGGATATTCACGGTTTGGCGGCCAGCTATCCAATCCCGATTGTGGCCATGTGCCAAAGTTCAAAAGCATACCCTTCGGTTCCATTTCCCGGAATTGCTTTGTTTGCGGTCCAAAAGAAGACCAGATAGAAATAATCAGGTGCGCATTTTGATTGTGAATATCTTCCACCATTTTCTTTGGATCAGGAAATTCAGAGTTAAGAAATTCCATAGCATTCCAAAGGTAATTGTTGCCCCAGTATTGCCAATCCTGAATGATACCATCGAGCGGCACACCTATTTCACGATATTTATTAACTACACCTACCAGCTCGTTCTGGCTTTTATAGCGTTCTTTACTTTGCCAATAACCGAAAGTCCACAATGGGAACATTGGAGCTTGTCCGGTCAGATCTCGCATTCCGGCAATTGATCCATCAATATTTCCACCGAACATAAAGTAGTAATCAATGCAATCACCAACATCAGATTTAAATGATGTACTTTCGGGCTTATCTTCAAAAACAGTGGGTGAATAATTATCCCAGAATAACCCATAACCTTTTGTTGATACCAGGAAAGGAACGTAGTCGTCTGTATTTCCCTGCACCATATTGAGTTTTGTGTTACGAAGTGATAATTTACCGCGCTGTTGTTGACCTAGACCATAAATTGCCTCGTCTTTATCAAGTCCAAACAACTGATTTATGGTGTAGGTATTTGAACCTGCATCATTGAAATCAGTAAATGTTGCACCCGATTCTTTCTCGCTTAAAAGTTGTTCTCCGGCAAGAGTAAAATAGGATATTTTTCCAGACTTCAAGTTGACATCAACTTTAAACTTATCGCTTTTCAACGAAACAACATCTCCTTGTTGTTTGATAGCAAACTTTGTGGTTTGAGGCTCTTTTACTACTGATAAGCTTTTCTTTTCAAAGGTTTTACCCATAGGAGATTTCAGAATCCGAACTGTAGAAGGTCCATAAAACTGAATCTCAACATCCATTGAGTTAATCTGAGCTTTTATCCCCAAATTGGTTTTCTGAAAAGATTGTGCCCAAGTACCAATGGCAAAAAACACAAACAACAAGAATACTAAATTAAGTTTTTTCATATATTATTTTTACTGGTTACTTATTTTTATTATTGAAATTTCCACCAATCAAAGTTAAACAATTCACGTCCTAAAGTGATGTTTTGTCCATTAAAATAAAAATAAACATCATGTTTACCTGTTACCTTATGCTTTAATTCCGATGTGAAAGTTTTGAATTTATCCCATCCGCCGGTGCGAGGTAGCTGAGTAGACGAAATAACTGGTCCTGAAACACTGTCAAGACGAACTTCCAGAATTCCGCCATCAACTCCTGCTGCTAACGATGCTGAGAATGATTTAGGATATTGATTTCCAAAATCAACTTCACGTACCTTTATATAACCTTTCGAACGAGTACTTGAAACATACACCCCTAATTTTTCATTTTGAGATATGGAACATTTTTCCGACCATGCCATAGTTTCCGCTTCAACACGTTTGTATGGATTAATACATCCAATTGGTTTAGGGCCTTCTTTGGAAATGGAAACAGAAGGAATAGTTCCATCAGGATTGTAAGTGAATTGCTCCACGCAGGCAGCCCGTCCGTAACTTCCTCCATTGGGCAATAATCCTGTATGATAGAAAAGATAAGAATTTCCTTTATAATCAATAATTCCACCATGATTGGTAAAACTATTCGTTTTTTGGTTTTCCATTATTTTTCCCTGATATTTCCACGGGCCAATTGGAGAATTACTTGATGAATAGGAAAGAGTCTCACCGCCCTTGCCCATTCCGGCATACATCATATAATAAAGATTGTTGCGCTTGTAAAACCAGGGGCCTTCCACATACATATCTTTATTGGGGTTTTCTACACTTTTATTTCCTCTTACTCCTCCGAAAGATTCGACAGAAATCGGAACAGTTACAATATCACCCGAATAAGAAACCATATCTTTATTTAGCTTAACGTAAAACAGACTTCCGTTTCCCCAGTAAAGGTAAGCTTGCCCATCATCGTCAATGCACACGGTTGGATCTATATTCGACCAACTTCCGTTAATAATCAATGGCTTTCCAAGTGCATCTTTGAATGGACCTGTTGGTGAATCAGAAACCGCCACGCCTATTGCCATGTCGTTTTTATTACTTTGGGCACATACATACCAATAAAACTTACCATTACGTTCAATACACTGAGCTGCCCAGGCACGATCACGTGCCCATTTAAAAGATTCTAATGAAATGGGAGTTCCATAGTCGGTCCAGTTTACCATGTCTGTAGTAGACAATACATGCCATTTGGTCATATAGTAAAAATCGAAGCCCGGAATATCGTCGCCAACATATGCGTAAAGCGTGCCATTATAAACCATCGGT
This genomic interval carries:
- a CDS encoding TIM-barrel domain-containing protein; this encodes MKKLNLVFLLFVFFAIGTWAQSFQKTNLGIKAQINSMDVEIQFYGPSTVRILKSPMGKTFEKKSLSVVKEPQTTKFAIKQQGDVVSLKSDKFKVDVNLKSGKISYFTLAGEQLLSEKESGATFTDFNDAGSNTYTINQLFGLDKDEAIYGLGQQQRGKLSLRNTKLNMVQGNTDDYVPFLVSTKGYGLFWDNYSPTVFEDKPESTSFKSDVGDCIDYYFMFGGNIDGSIAGMRDLTGQAPMFPLWTFGYWQSKERYKSQNELVGVVNKYREIGVPLDGIIQDWQYWGNNYLWNAMEFLNSEFPDPKKMVEDIHNQNAHLIISIWSSFGPQTKQFREMEPKGMLLNFGTWPQSGLDSWPPNREYPSGVQPYDPYNPEARDIYWKYLQKGLFSLGIDGWWMDSSEPDHLDFKPSDFDLKTYLGSFRKVRNAFPLMTVGGVAEHQRGASSDKRVFILTRSAFAGQQRCGANTWSGDVNSSWQSLRNQIPAGLNFSMSAIPYWNTDIGGFFAGAYKGGWSEGTKNPSFQELYVRWLQFGAFTPMMRSHGTDIPREIYNFGKKGETIFDAVAKTINLRYSLLPYIYSTSWSVTNSQSTIMRALVMDFNDKNVRDMNNEYMFGKSILVAPVVNAQYTPETVVKSNAETGWDKKGATNENKNAAVTFTQAKSTKVYLPEGTVWYDFWTNEMINGGKEIVKATTIDEIPLYIKSGSIIPFGPKVQFATEKKWDNLEIRVYEGANGEFILYEDENDNYNYEKGVYSTITFKWNDAKKVLTIGERKGSFPGMLTKRKFKIVLIAKNKGTEIDTVSKLVKEVSYSGKKMVVKL
- a CDS encoding glycoside hydrolase family 43 protein, with the protein product MKKYFALALATLAFWGVSRADNPIVQTHFGPDPAPMVYNGTLYAYVGDDIPGFDFYYMTKWHVLSTTDMVNWTDYGTPISLESFKWARDRAWAAQCIERNGKFYWYVCAQSNKNDMAIGVAVSDSPTGPFKDALGKPLIINGSWSNIDPTVCIDDDGQAYLYWGNGSLFYVKLNKDMVSYSGDIVTVPISVESFGGVRGNKSVENPNKDMYVEGPWFYKRNNLYYMMYAGMGKGGETLSYSSSNSPIGPWKYQGKIMENQKTNSFTNHGGIIDYKGNSYLFYHTGLLPNGGSYGRAACVEQFTYNPDGTIPSVSISKEGPKPIGCINPYKRVEAETMAWSEKCSISQNEKLGVYVSSTRSKGYIKVREVDFGNQYPKSFSASLAAGVDGGILEVRLDSVSGPVISSTQLPRTGGWDKFKTFTSELKHKVTGKHDVYFYFNGQNITLGRELFNFDWWKFQ